The following are from one region of the Falco cherrug isolate bFalChe1 chromosome 19, bFalChe1.pri, whole genome shotgun sequence genome:
- the DUSP23 gene encoding dual specificity protein phosphatase 23 isoform X1: MGASEPPNFSWVAEGRLAGLAMPRQPGHYRFLLGQGVRHLVSLSERAPPHHGCCPDIQLHRLRVPDFSPPTPRQIQSFLQLVEEANACGEAVAVHCMLGHGRTGTMLACYLVKAQKMNGSDAIREIRRLRPGSIETREQEQAVIQFYQHIRTEEDSKV; encoded by the exons ATGGGGGCGTCCGAGCCCCCCAACTTCTCGTGGGTGGCGGAGGGGCGGCTGGCAGGCCTGGCCATGCCACGGCAGCCGGGGCACTACCGGTTCCTGCTGGGCCAGGGCGTGCGGCACCTGGTGTCGCTGTCAGAGCGGGCGCCCCCGCACCACGGCTGCTGTCCTGACATCCAGCTCCACCGGCTCCGTGTGCCCGACTTCAGCCCCCCGACGCCCAGGCAGATCCAGAgcttcctgcagctggtggaggaggcCAATGCCTGCGGTGAG GCTGTGGCAGTGCACTGCATGCTGGGGCATGGCCGGACGGGCACCATGCTGGCCTGCTACCTGGTGAAGGCACAGAAGATGAATGGCAGCGACGCCATCCGGGAGATCCGGCGACTGCGACCTGGCTCCATCGAGACGCGGGAGCAGGAGCAAGCCGTGATCCAGTTCTACCAGCACATTCG CACTGAAGAGGACAGCAAGGTGTGA
- the DUSP23 gene encoding dual specificity protein phosphatase 23 isoform X2 — translation MGASEPPNFSWVAEGRLAGLAMPRQPGHYRFLLGQGVRHLVSLSERAPPHHGCCPDIQLHRLRVPDFSPPTPRQIQSFLQLVEEANACGEAVAVHCMLGHGRTGTMLACYLVKAQKMNGSDAIREIRRLRPGSIETREQEQAVIQFYQHIR, via the exons ATGGGGGCGTCCGAGCCCCCCAACTTCTCGTGGGTGGCGGAGGGGCGGCTGGCAGGCCTGGCCATGCCACGGCAGCCGGGGCACTACCGGTTCCTGCTGGGCCAGGGCGTGCGGCACCTGGTGTCGCTGTCAGAGCGGGCGCCCCCGCACCACGGCTGCTGTCCTGACATCCAGCTCCACCGGCTCCGTGTGCCCGACTTCAGCCCCCCGACGCCCAGGCAGATCCAGAgcttcctgcagctggtggaggaggcCAATGCCTGCGGTGAG GCTGTGGCAGTGCACTGCATGCTGGGGCATGGCCGGACGGGCACCATGCTGGCCTGCTACCTGGTGAAGGCACAGAAGATGAATGGCAGCGACGCCATCCGGGAGATCCGGCGACTGCGACCTGGCTCCATCGAGACGCGGGAGCAGGAGCAAGCCGTGATCCAGTTCTACCAGCACATTCGGTAG